A DNA window from Sphingomonas profundi contains the following coding sequences:
- the gatB gene encoding Asp-tRNA(Asn)/Glu-tRNA(Gln) amidotransferase subunit GatB has protein sequence MSAYRIQGATGEWEVVIGLEVHAQITSNAKLFSGASTKFGAEPNANVSLIDAAMPGMLPVPNGECIRQAVRTGMALGAEINRVSRFDRKNYFYADLPQGYQISQLYHPLVGEGSLMVEADEKAGIAEPKTIGIERLHVEQDAGKLMHDQHPTRSYVDLNRSGVALMEIVSRPDMRSPAEAGAYLRKLRSILRYVGSCDGNMEEGSMRADVNVSVRRPGEPFGTRTETKNVNSVRFVMAAIEHEANRQVDVIEGGGRIVQETRLFDPDRTETRSMRSKEDAHDYRYFPDPDLLPLELDDAFLSDCAASLPELPDAKRARYEGPLGLPAYNAAVLTADVETARWFEALLAASVAASGRSEGELARTASNWLISDLFGALNRLGRTIDDSPVAPENGAALLALVADGTLSGTLAKQVFEIMLETGEAPGRIVDERGLRQTSDTGAIEAVIAEVMARNADKVAEYRGGKDKLFGFFVGQTMKAMAGKGNPAAINELLKKALG, from the coding sequence ATGAGCGCATATCGCATCCAGGGCGCCACGGGCGAGTGGGAGGTGGTGATCGGGCTGGAGGTGCATGCCCAGATCACCTCCAACGCCAAGCTGTTCTCCGGCGCGTCGACGAAGTTCGGCGCGGAGCCGAACGCGAACGTCAGCCTGATCGACGCGGCGATGCCGGGCATGCTGCCGGTGCCGAACGGCGAGTGCATCCGCCAGGCGGTGCGCACCGGCATGGCGCTGGGGGCGGAGATCAACCGCGTATCCCGCTTCGATCGCAAGAACTACTTCTACGCCGATCTGCCGCAGGGTTACCAGATTTCCCAGCTCTATCATCCGCTTGTCGGTGAAGGTTCGCTGATGGTGGAAGCGGACGAGAAGGCCGGCATCGCCGAACCGAAGACGATCGGCATCGAGCGCCTGCATGTGGAGCAGGATGCCGGCAAGCTGATGCACGATCAGCATCCCACGCGCTCCTACGTCGATCTCAACCGATCGGGCGTGGCGCTGATGGAGATCGTCAGCCGGCCGGACATGCGATCGCCGGCAGAGGCGGGGGCCTATCTGCGCAAGCTGCGATCGATCCTGCGCTACGTGGGATCGTGCGACGGCAACATGGAGGAGGGATCCATGCGGGCGGACGTGAACGTCTCCGTCCGCCGGCCCGGCGAGCCGTTCGGCACGCGGACGGAGACGAAGAACGTCAATTCCGTGCGCTTCGTCATGGCCGCGATCGAGCATGAGGCGAACCGCCAGGTCGACGTGATCGAGGGCGGCGGCAGGATCGTGCAGGAGACGCGCCTGTTCGATCCCGACCGTACCGAGACGCGATCGATGCGATCGAAGGAGGATGCGCACGATTACCGCTACTTCCCCGATCCCGACCTGCTGCCGCTGGAACTGGACGACGCCTTTCTCAGCGACTGCGCGGCGAGCCTGCCCGAACTGCCTGACGCCAAGCGCGCCCGCTACGAGGGGCCGCTGGGGTTGCCGGCCTACAACGCCGCCGTGCTGACCGCCGACGTCGAGACGGCGCGCTGGTTCGAAGCGCTGCTCGCCGCATCCGTGGCCGCCAGCGGCAGGAGCGAGGGGGAGCTGGCGCGCACGGCGTCCAACTGGCTGATCTCGGACCTGTTCGGCGCGCTGAACCGGCTGGGCCGCACGATCGACGACTCGCCCGTGGCGCCGGAGAATGGCGCGGCCCTGCTGGCGCTGGTGGCGGACGGCACGCTTTCCGGCACGCTTGCCAAGCAGGTGTTCGAGATCATGCTGGAGACGGGCGAGGCGCCCGGCCGCATCGTCGACGAGCGGGGCCTGCGCCAGACGAGCGACACCGGCGCGATCGAGGCGGTGATCGCCGAGGTGATGGCGAGGAATGCCGACAAGGTCGCCGAATATCGCGGCGGCAAGGACAAATTGTTCGGCTTCTTCGTCGGCCAGACGATGAAGGCGATGGCCGGCAAGGGCAACCCGGCCGCCATCAACGAACTGCTGAAGAAGGCGCTCGGCTGA
- the gatA gene encoding Asp-tRNA(Asn)/Glu-tRNA(Gln) amidotransferase subunit GatA — protein MADLTDLGVAALRDGFRAGDFSAREAADAFIAAVAAGKPLNAFLIETPDHAIAAAEEADRARATGEFRPLSGVPLGIKDLFCTAGYQTTAASHILEGFVPTYESTITARLFGAGAGMLGKLNMDQFAMGSSNETSAFGTVLSPWRRSDGGNAALAPGGSSGGSSAAVAARMVPGATGTDTGGSIRQPAAFTGISGIKPTYGRCSRFGVVAFASSLDQAGPMARDVRDCAILLEQMAGFDPKDATSLDVAVPAWEASLSGDLTGKRIGIPKEYRVEGMPAEIEALWQQGIAFARDAGAEIVDVSLPHTAHALPAYYIIAPAEASSNLARYDGVRYGLRDLPDGANLQDMYAATRAAGFGPEVKRRILIGTYVLSAGFYDAYYTKAQKVRALIARDFTRAFEQCDLLLTPTAPSAAFALGEKSADPLAMYLNDVFTVPASLAGLPAMSVPGGLSAEGLPLGLQIIGRPLDEQGVLDAGLAIEQRAGFTARADRWW, from the coding sequence ATGGCGGACCTGACCGACCTCGGCGTCGCCGCGCTGCGCGACGGCTTCCGCGCCGGCGACTTCTCCGCGCGCGAGGCGGCCGACGCCTTCATCGCGGCGGTGGCGGCGGGCAAGCCGCTGAACGCCTTTCTGATCGAGACGCCCGATCACGCGATCGCGGCGGCGGAGGAGGCGGATCGGGCGCGCGCGACCGGCGAGTTCCGGCCGCTCTCCGGCGTGCCGCTGGGCATCAAGGATCTGTTCTGCACGGCCGGCTATCAGACGACGGCGGCCAGCCACATCCTGGAAGGCTTCGTGCCGACCTACGAATCGACGATCACCGCCAGGCTGTTCGGCGCCGGCGCCGGGATGCTCGGCAAGCTGAACATGGATCAGTTCGCCATGGGCTCGTCCAACGAGACGAGCGCCTTCGGCACCGTGCTGAGCCCGTGGCGGCGCAGCGACGGCGGCAACGCGGCGCTGGCGCCGGGCGGATCGTCGGGCGGTTCGTCAGCGGCGGTCGCGGCGCGGATGGTGCCGGGGGCGACCGGCACGGACACCGGCGGGTCGATCCGCCAGCCGGCCGCCTTCACCGGCATCAGCGGCATCAAGCCCACCTACGGGCGCTGCTCGCGCTTCGGCGTGGTCGCCTTCGCCTCCTCGCTCGACCAGGCCGGGCCGATGGCGCGGGACGTGCGCGACTGCGCGATCCTGCTGGAACAGATGGCCGGCTTCGACCCGAAGGACGCCACGTCGCTCGATGTGGCCGTGCCCGCGTGGGAGGCCAGTCTTTCGGGTGATCTCACGGGGAAGCGCATCGGTATTCCCAAGGAATACCGGGTCGAAGGGATGCCCGCCGAGATCGAGGCGCTGTGGCAGCAGGGCATCGCCTTCGCGCGCGACGCCGGTGCCGAGATCGTCGACGTCTCGCTGCCGCACACCGCGCACGCGCTGCCGGCCTATTACATCATCGCGCCGGCCGAGGCCTCGTCCAACCTCGCCCGCTACGACGGCGTGCGCTACGGCCTGCGCGACCTGCCGGACGGCGCGAACCTGCAGGACATGTATGCCGCCACCCGCGCCGCCGGCTTCGGGCCGGAGGTGAAGCGGCGCATCCTGATCGGCACCTACGTGCTCTCGGCCGGCTTCTACGACGCCTATTACACCAAGGCGCAGAAGGTGCGCGCGCTGATCGCCCGCGACTTCACCCGCGCGTTCGAGCAGTGCGACCTGCTGCTGACGCCGACGGCGCCCTCCGCCGCCTTTGCGCTGGGCGAGAAGAGCGCCGATCCGCTGGCGATGTACCTGAACGACGTGTTCACCGTGCCGGCGAGCCTGGCCGGGCTGCCGGCGATGTCGGTGCCGGGCGGGCTCTCGGCCGAGGGACTGCCGCTCGGCCTGCAGATCATCGGCCGGCCGCTGGACGAGCAGGGCGTGCTGGACGCGGGCCTGGCGATCGAGCAGCGCGCGGGCTTCACCGCGCGGGCGGATCGCTGGTGGTGA
- the gatC gene encoding Asp-tRNA(Asn)/Glu-tRNA(Gln) amidotransferase subunit GatC, with amino-acid sequence MSVDLPTVRKIASLARIAVTDAEAEAMVPELNNILGWVEQLQAVDTDGVAPLAAVIPNTLRLRDDVVTDGDRRDEVLRNAPQAEHGFFAVPKVIE; translated from the coding sequence ATGTCCGTCGATCTCCCCACCGTCCGCAAGATCGCCAGCCTCGCGCGCATCGCCGTCACCGATGCGGAGGCCGAGGCGATGGTGCCCGAACTCAACAACATCCTGGGCTGGGTGGAGCAGTTGCAGGCGGTCGACACCGACGGGGTGGCGCCGCTCGCCGCGGTGATCCCGAACACGCTGCGGCTGCGCGACGACGTGGTGACGGACGGCGACCGTCGCGACGAGGTGCTGAGGAACGCGCCGCAGGCGGAGCACGGCTTCTTCGCCGTGCCGAAGGTGATCGAGTGA
- a CDS encoding DUF3089 domain-containing protein codes for MARKFLYIVAALIALVLVAAIGWNLFQDRIMRAVFVPSTPFVPLPDAGAPDYARPAAWLARPDLPKDPSRWLPPGMAPARDPRIAIFYVPPTAFTRRTSWNAPLDDRETNDRLALFASSQASAFNGVGAIWAPRYRQAGIGAFLASGADAAAALDFAYRDVARAFEAFLRQIPADRPIMLVGHSQGSLHLMRLIHQQVAGRPIARRIVAAYLVGWPISVTADLPALGLPACATPAQANCILSWQSFAEPADPHQVTDVYDATIGLTGHPRRGTAMLCTNPLTGTPGAAAPAGANRGALVPKAGLADADIVPGRVPARCGPRGILLIGPPPEGYGAYVLPGNNYHVFDYALFWASIRADAQARAATFLR; via the coding sequence TTGGCGCGCAAGTTTCTCTACATCGTCGCGGCCCTGATCGCGCTCGTGCTGGTCGCGGCGATCGGCTGGAACCTGTTTCAGGACAGGATCATGCGCGCCGTCTTCGTGCCCTCCACCCCGTTCGTGCCGCTGCCGGATGCGGGCGCCCCCGATTATGCGCGCCCTGCCGCCTGGCTCGCTCGCCCCGATCTGCCGAAGGATCCCTCGCGCTGGCTGCCGCCCGGCATGGCCCCCGCCCGCGATCCGCGCATCGCCATCTTCTACGTACCGCCCACCGCCTTCACCCGCCGCACCAGCTGGAACGCGCCGCTGGACGACCGGGAGACGAACGACCGCCTCGCCTTGTTCGCCTCCAGCCAGGCGAGCGCGTTCAACGGCGTGGGCGCGATCTGGGCGCCGCGCTATCGCCAGGCCGGCATCGGCGCCTTCCTCGCCAGCGGTGCCGATGCCGCCGCCGCGCTGGACTTTGCCTATCGCGACGTGGCGCGCGCGTTCGAGGCGTTCCTCCGCCAGATCCCGGCGGATCGGCCGATCATGCTCGTCGGCCACAGCCAGGGCTCGCTGCACCTGATGCGGCTGATCCACCAGCAGGTCGCCGGCCGGCCGATCGCACGGCGGATCGTGGCGGCCTATCTCGTCGGCTGGCCGATCTCGGTCACGGCGGACCTGCCGGCGCTCGGCCTGCCCGCCTGCGCCACGCCGGCTCAGGCGAACTGCATCCTCTCGTGGCAGAGCTTCGCCGAACCGGCCGATCCGCACCAGGTGACGGACGTGTACGACGCCACGATCGGCCTAACCGGCCATCCGCGGCGCGGCACCGCCATGCTGTGCACCAACCCGCTTACGGGCACGCCGGGCGCCGCCGCCCCGGCTGGCGCCAACCGCGGCGCGCTGGTGCCCAAGGCGGGCCTTGCCGACGCGGACATCGTGCCCGGCCGCGTGCCGGCGCGGTGCGGCCCGCGCGGCATCCTGCTGATCGGCCCGCCGCCGGAGGGCTACGGCGCCTATGTGCTGCCGGGCAACAACTACCACGTGTTCGATTACGCGCTGTTCTGGGCCAGCATCCGCGCCGATGCGCAGGCCCGCGCCGCTACCTTCCTGCGCTGA
- the ruvX gene encoding Holliday junction resolvase RuvX, protein MPLLPAAGDFRDRFPQGGRLAGLDVGTKTIGVALCDAMWTIATPAETIRRAKFAVDLALLRTLVARQSVKGLVVGLPLSMDGSDSPRTQSVRAFVRNLDPLGLPVLLWDERWSTAAVTRTLLAADASRARRAELVDKMAAAYILQGAIDAMTMG, encoded by the coding sequence ATGCCGCTGCTGCCCGCCGCCGGCGATTTTCGCGATCGCTTTCCGCAGGGCGGCCGGCTCGCCGGGCTCGACGTCGGCACGAAGACGATCGGCGTGGCGCTGTGCGACGCGATGTGGACGATCGCGACGCCGGCCGAGACGATCCGCCGCGCCAAGTTCGCCGTCGATCTGGCGCTGCTGCGCACGCTGGTCGCGCGTCAGTCGGTGAAGGGGCTCGTCGTCGGCCTGCCGCTCAGCATGGACGGCAGCGATTCGCCGCGTACCCAGTCCGTCCGCGCCTTCGTCCGCAACCTTGATCCGCTCGGCCTGCCGGTCCTGCTGTGGGACGAGCGCTGGTCCACCGCCGCCGTCACCCGCACCCTGCTGGCGGCGGACGCCTCGCGCGCCCGCCGCGCCGAACTGGTCGACAAGATGGCCGCCGCCTACATCCTGCAGGGCGCCATCGACGCGATGACGATGGGGTGA
- a CDS encoding VOC family protein encodes MPVLGIGGLFFRARDPEGLSAWYRTHLGVGGGCAAEGAGPPSEWHWTTLGGPVVFAPFAADSDYFAADKAFMLNLRVAGLDALLGSLRAAGIAVVTRAEWDDPQIGCFARIHDPEGNAIELWEPPAA; translated from the coding sequence ATGCCGGTGCTGGGGATAGGTGGCCTGTTCTTCCGCGCGCGCGATCCGGAAGGGCTGTCGGCCTGGTATCGCACGCATCTGGGCGTCGGCGGCGGCTGCGCGGCGGAGGGTGCCGGCCCGCCGAGCGAGTGGCACTGGACGACCCTGGGCGGCCCGGTGGTGTTCGCCCCCTTCGCCGCCGACAGCGACTATTTCGCCGCCGACAAGGCGTTCATGCTCAACCTGCGGGTCGCCGGCCTCGATGCGCTGCTCGGCAGCCTGCGCGCGGCCGGCATCGCCGTCGTGACCAGGGCGGAGTGGGACGACCCGCAGATCGGCTGCTTCGCCCGCATCCACGATCCGGAAGGCAATGCCATCGAGTTGTGGGAGCCGCCGGCCGCATGA
- a CDS encoding aspartate carbamoyltransferase catalytic subunit: MHSPFPHRDLTGIFGLQPWEITYLLDEAEQWIALNRGRSKHDGRLAGLTVITAFFENSTRTLLSFEIAGKRLGADVVNMGVGQSSVKKGETLIDTAVTLNAMRADVIVIRHEASGAVQLIADKVDCPVLNAGDGRHEHPTQALLDALTIRRRKGRIEGMRVAICGDVLHSRVARSNIMALTALGAEVRVIAPPTLMPAAIERMGVTPFTDFDAGLEGCDVVMMLRLQRERMSGGFVPSPREYHALYGLTPERLERAAPDALVMHPGPMNRGVEITSSVADHPTRSAITEQVEMGVAVRMACLDVLTRRQRGVEGWA, from the coding sequence ATGCACTCCCCCTTTCCCCACCGCGATCTCACCGGGATCTTCGGCCTCCAGCCGTGGGAGATCACCTATCTGCTCGACGAGGCGGAGCAGTGGATCGCGCTGAATCGCGGCCGATCGAAGCATGACGGGCGGCTGGCCGGCCTCACCGTGATCACCGCCTTCTTCGAGAACAGCACCCGCACGCTGCTCAGCTTCGAGATCGCCGGCAAGCGGCTGGGGGCGGACGTGGTCAACATGGGCGTCGGCCAGTCCAGCGTGAAGAAGGGCGAGACGCTGATCGACACCGCCGTCACGCTGAACGCCATGCGCGCGGACGTGATCGTCATCCGCCACGAGGCGTCAGGCGCGGTGCAGCTGATCGCCGACAAGGTCGATTGCCCGGTGCTCAACGCCGGCGATGGCCGCCACGAACACCCCACCCAGGCGCTGCTCGACGCGCTCACCATCCGCCGCCGCAAGGGCCGCATAGAGGGGATGCGCGTGGCGATCTGCGGCGATGTGCTGCACAGCCGCGTCGCCCGCTCTAACATCATGGCGCTGACCGCGCTCGGCGCCGAGGTGCGGGTGATCGCGCCGCCCACGCTGATGCCCGCCGCGATCGAGCGGATGGGCGTGACCCCCTTCACCGATTTCGATGCGGGGCTGGAGGGCTGCGACGTCGTGATGATGCTGCGCCTGCAGCGGGAGCGGATGAGCGGCGGCTTCGTGCCCTCCCCGCGCGAATATCACGCGCTCTACGGCCTCACGCCGGAACGGCTGGAGCGGGCCGCGCCCGATGCGCTGGTGATGCATCCCGGCCCGATGAACCGGGGGGTGGAGATCACCAGCAGCGTCGCCGATCACCCGACCCGCTCGGCCATCACCGAGCAGGTGGAGATGGGCGTCGCCGTGCGCATGGCCTGCCTGGACGTGCTGACGCGCCGGCAGCGCGGCGTGGAGGGCTGGGCATGA